The Streptomyces pratensis genomic interval CCTGCCTCGTCGAAGTCCTCCCCAGCCGTCCCACTCCTGCCCCCGGTCCTTCGGACGAACGGCGCAAGCCCCTGATCGGGTATCGCACCTCGCCCACCACTCGAACGTGTGAGTTCAAAAGTGACCAGGCAGGCGGCTCTTGCCCTAGAGCCAATCTCGCACTCGGGTTCGAGAGATTCGCCAGTCCGAGGCCGTTACGACCCCGGATCCGGCGCGTTCTTAGAGCACCAGTGCCCACCGGCCGCCCAGACGGAGGAACACCATGAACACTGAGCCCCTTCCCCTTCATTGCCCCGGATTCGAACAGCGGTGGCGGTCCCCGCTCATCTCCCCGACCTGCGGACCGCAGCAGTGCGACACCTACGCGCCCCGCTCAGCACGCCTGGATAGGTGGGGGGCATGAGCAGCGGCAGTGACGCAGACGGCATGCGTCAGGGTGCGGTGCCCGGCCCGCGCGGTGCGGAACTTCCGCTGCCGCCCGCCGCAGTACCGGGCGGGCCGCAGGACGGTGACATCGCCGACGGCCTGGAGGAGGCGTACTGGTCCGTGTACGACGGCGCGGCGTCCAAGGCCACCGTGGGGCAGATCCTCGCGCGGCTTCCGCGGATCGTGCGCCAGATCGGCCAACTGGCCTGGAACGCAGACCGGACCTCGACCGTCGCGGTGGTGGTCCTGCAGCTGGCGTCAGCCGCGATGATGGCGTTCGGGCTCATGGCTTCGGTGGCGGTGCTGCGGGAGCTGTTCGCCGAAGGGCCGACCCCGGACCGGGTGCGCGCGGCAATCCCCCAACTGCTGGTCGTCGTCGGCTTCCTTGCCGCTCGGGCGCTGCTGGAAGCCGGCGTCGCCGTTGCGCAGGCCAGGGTGACACCGAAGATCCGCACCGCGCTGGAGTGCGAGTTCCTCACCCTGACCGCCCATGTGCGGCTGGAGGTCGTCGACGACGCGGACTGGCACGACGAGGCCTACCGGGCCAACGACCGCGGCTTGTTCTACGCCCGGCAGATCGTCGGCCAGGTCGTCTCCCTGGCCGCGGCGCTGCTCGGGCTCGTGGGCACCGCCGGCGTCCTGGGCGTCCTGCACCCGGCCCTGCTGCCGCTGCTCCTGCTGTCGGTGCTGCCGGTCGGCGCGGCGGCCGTTCGTAGTGCCCGGGCCCGCTTCCACTCCTTCAAGCGGTGGAACACCCTGCAGCGCAGGGTTCGGGTCTTCTCCTGGCTGCTGCTGGAGAGGGATGCCGCCGCCGAGCTTCGCTCGGACACGGCTCAGGGCGCGCTGTTGGAGGAGCACTACGGGCTGACGACACGGATCGCCGAGGAGGACACCCGGCTGGGTGTGAGTTCGGCCAGGCTGGCCCTGGCGGGCCGGGCGGTAGGCGGGATCGGCACCGGCATCACCTACACGGCGCTCGGCGCGATGCTGATCGCAGGGTGGCTGCCCCTGGCCGCCGGGGCGGGGGCGGTCCTCGCCATCCAGGCCGCGCAGTCCTCGCTGACCCGGCTCGTCGATGTCTCCCATCTCGTCTACGAGCACGCCATGTGGGTGGACGACCTGCTCGCTTTCCAGGAACGCTGCCGCACCCTCCAGCCACGCCGCAGTGGGCTGCCCGCCCCCGAGACGGTGAAGGCCATCACGCTGGACGACGTGTCCTTCACCTACCCGGGCAAGGACGCCCCGGCGCTGAACGGCATCTCCATGACGCTGCGCGCGGGTCAGACGGTGGCGTTCGTCGGCGTCAACGGCTCCGGCAAGTCCACCTGCGCGCGGCTGCTCGCCGGGCTGTACGAGCCCCAGGACGGGGGCACGGTCTGCTGGGACGGCGTGAACGTGCTGGACATGGATGCCGAGTCGCTGCAGGCCCGGGTGGGCTGCGTGCTCCAGGACCCGGTGCGGTTTCCTTTCAGCGCGCTGGCCAACCTGACGGTCTCCCGGGGCACCCTCACCGAGGCCGACCCGCAGCGGGCCCTGGACGCGGCGCGGGCCTCCGGCGCCGAGCAGGTCATCGCCGGACTGCCCGGCCGGTGGGATGCGCTGCTGTCCAAGCGTTTCCGCGGCGGCCAGGAGCTGTCCGCCGGCCAGTGGGCGAAGGTCGCCGTCGCCCGCGGCCTGTACAAGAACGCTCCCGTCCTGCTGCTGGACGAACCGACCGCCAGCATGGACCCACGCGCCGAGCACGCCGTGTACGAGGCGGTCCTGCGGGACACCCCGCGCCCGGATCAGATCACGGTGCTGATCTCCCACCGCCTGGCGAGCGTCGTCGCCTGCGACCGCATCTTCGTCTTCGACGGCGGCCGTGTCACCGAGAGCGGCACCCACCAGGAGCTGATGAGCATCGGCGGCGAATACGCCGCCATGTTCACCCTCCAGGCCGCCGGGTACCGCGCCAGGGCCGGGGAGACGGCGTGATGCCCGACCACGCGCACCCTCGTCCCGCGCCCGCGCTGTCCGGCGCCTGGCCGGAGAACTTCACCGGCCACCGCTACGGCACCGACTGCCCGATGCGCATGAACGACTTCACCGCCGACGACATCGGCTGGGGCCTCCTTGTCCGGCGCGGAGAGGTCAGCAACGCCTGCCTGGGGGCGCAGCGGCCAGGTCTGCGTTCCGCGACGCGAAGCCGGAACGGACCGGGCTCCGGGCGGCCCACTGCGCTTCGAGGCGCTCGATCTCGGACGGCAGGAGGAGGAGCAGCTGCAGGCGGATGCCTGAGCACTGCGTCAGCTGCTGAACCCTGCCGGCCGGTCGGGGGTGCGGCAATGAATGGCGGCGAGTCGGACGTGATGGTTGTGGCGGGGATCCTGACGCTGTTCTACTGGCTCATCCCCACCGCGGTCGGCGAAGGTCCTGCGGGAACCGCGACCCGCAACTACGTGGCCCGGGACAGTGACGGCGGCCGGTGGTTCGTGAAGGCCTACCTGGCGAGCACCGATCTGGACGAGGAGCGCCGGGCGCTCGAGCTCTGCCAGTTCGCGCGGCTCGGCGGCCTGCTGGTGCCGGTGGTGCGGCAGGCCCTGGAGGGTGGCGGCCTTATCGCGGCCGCCGGCGGCATGGCGGTGCCGGTCGCGGCGTGCTTCGAGAACATGGAGACAGCGGAGGGCGGTCTGTCCGGCGATCGGTGGGCCGCGGTGGGCGAGACTGTCGGACGCCTGCACCGCATCCTGGCCCAGCACCCGGCCGGGCCTCCGCGCCGCGTGCCCGCACGGGAAGTCTGCGATGTGAAACGGGCGCGGCAGCGCCTTGACCGGCTGCTCGTCCTCTTCGCCAAGAAGCCGCCCGCCTCTGGGTTTCCTGCCTGGGCGCGCGATACGGCCGCCCGGCGGCTCGACGCGCTGCCCGCCGTGACCGCCGTGACCGCCATGATCAAAGGGCTGTGGACGTCCATGACGGTGCAGACCGTCCGCGGCGATCTGGCCTCGTCCAATCTGCTTCTTCGCGGACAGCGGGTCGCGGCATTGGTCGACTTCCGGCCGCCCGGTCACCGCAGCCCCGTCTGGGAGCTGGGGCGGATCATCCTGGACCCGCGCACCGTTCTGGCAGAGCCGCAGTGGCCGACCGGCCTGGGTGCAGCTGTCGCTGCCTATCGGGCAGCCGACCCGGCGCTGCCGGCCAAAGAACTCCTCGACGTACCCCGCCTTGCCGCCGGGTACCTGGTGTGCTCGGTGTATCCCCTGTGCGGGGCCGTCGACGACCCGGCCGCCGTGACTCCCGAACTCGCGGCGTGCAGCCCCAACCGGCAAGCGGCTATGGCCGGGCTGTGCGAGCGGCTGGTGGAAGCCGAGGAGGTGGTGCTCCATGACCTCCTCCGCTGACTCTTCCTCCGGCACCCGGCCGTCGCTGTGGCGGCACCGCGACTTTCGCCGTTACCTGAGCGGGCAGGCGGTCAGCGTGACCGGCAGCTCGATCAGCACCATGGTGATCCCCGTGCTGGCGGTGCTCGAACTGGGCGCGACCACCGCCGAGGTTGCCTGGCTGACGTTCCTGGGCCAACTGCCGCCCGCACTGATGGCGTTGCACGCCGGGGCCCTCGCCGACCGCCACTCCAAGCGGAAGCAGATGATCGCCGGCGACCTGGTCAGCGCCGCCGCGCTGGCCAGTGTGCCAGTGGCGGCCGCGCTGGACCGGCTGTCCTTGACCCAGCTCAT includes:
- a CDS encoding ABC transporter ATP-binding protein, which codes for MSSGSDADGMRQGAVPGPRGAELPLPPAAVPGGPQDGDIADGLEEAYWSVYDGAASKATVGQILARLPRIVRQIGQLAWNADRTSTVAVVVLQLASAAMMAFGLMASVAVLRELFAEGPTPDRVRAAIPQLLVVVGFLAARALLEAGVAVAQARVTPKIRTALECEFLTLTAHVRLEVVDDADWHDEAYRANDRGLFYARQIVGQVVSLAAALLGLVGTAGVLGVLHPALLPLLLLSVLPVGAAAVRSARARFHSFKRWNTLQRRVRVFSWLLLERDAAAELRSDTAQGALLEEHYGLTTRIAEEDTRLGVSSARLALAGRAVGGIGTGITYTALGAMLIAGWLPLAAGAGAVLAIQAAQSSLTRLVDVSHLVYEHAMWVDDLLAFQERCRTLQPRRSGLPAPETVKAITLDDVSFTYPGKDAPALNGISMTLRAGQTVAFVGVNGSGKSTCARLLAGLYEPQDGGTVCWDGVNVLDMDAESLQARVGCVLQDPVRFPFSALANLTVSRGTLTEADPQRALDAARASGAEQVIAGLPGRWDALLSKRFRGGQELSAGQWAKVAVARGLYKNAPVLLLDEPTASMDPRAEHAVYEAVLRDTPRPDQITVLISHRLASVVACDRIFVFDGGRVTESGTHQELMSIGGEYAAMFTLQAAGYRARAGETA
- a CDS encoding phosphotransferase yields the protein MNGGESDVMVVAGILTLFYWLIPTAVGEGPAGTATRNYVARDSDGGRWFVKAYLASTDLDEERRALELCQFARLGGLLVPVVRQALEGGGLIAAAGGMAVPVAACFENMETAEGGLSGDRWAAVGETVGRLHRILAQHPAGPPRRVPAREVCDVKRARQRLDRLLVLFAKKPPASGFPAWARDTAARRLDALPAVTAVTAMIKGLWTSMTVQTVRGDLASSNLLLRGQRVAALVDFRPPGHRSPVWELGRIILDPRTVLAEPQWPTGLGAAVAAYRAADPALPAKELLDVPRLAAGYLVCSVYPLCGAVDDPAAVTPELAACSPNRQAAMAGLCERLVEAEEVVLHDLLR